The nucleotide sequence CGCGGCATTCGGGTCGTCAATCTTGCCCTCAACCTCCCTGGCCCCCTGGCGGCCAATCGCCTCGCCCACATGGGGGCAGAAGTGATCAAGGTCGAACCGCCGGCCGGCGATCCCATGGAACTCTACAGCGCCGCATGGTATCGGGAAATGTCGGCAGGGCAGGAACTTGTCCGGCTGGACATGAAAACGCCGGAAGGGCAAGCGCGATGCGGCGAACTTTTTGCCGGAGCCGACCTGCTCATAACCGCCAACCGCCCATCGGTGCTCGCCAGGCTGCATATCGACTGGGAAACGCTGCACCCGAGGTTCCCGAACCTCTGCCAGGTGGCCATCATTGGTTACCCCGAGCCTCGCGGCGACGTGGCCGGTCACGATCTCACCTATCAGGCGGCCCTTGGGCTTTTGTATCCGCCAAACCTGCCCCGCACGCTTCTGGCCGACATGGCTGGCGCGCAGCGGGCGGTTTCGACCGCCCTTGGACTTTTATTCGAGCGCGAGCGTTTGGGGCGAAGCGGCATGGCGAAGGTGGTGCTGTCGGACGCCGCCTTGGAGGCGGCCGCGCCCTTGAGGTACGGGCTTACCCGTCCTGGCGGACTGTTCGGCGGCGGATAGCCGGAATACAATATCTATCCGGCCAGGGACGGCTTCGTCGCTGTTGCCGCCCTGGAGCCACGTTTCCGCGAGCGGCTGTTCGCCTATTTCGACGGTGTGAAAACGTCCGAGGGACTTAGCGCGATCTTTGCGTCCAGGAACGCCGACGAATGGGAACGACTCGGCGAAGAACTTGATATTCCCATCGTTAAGGTCAGTGCCCAAGAGGAATTGACGCCGAGCACCTAACTTTCACATGTGGCGCCTCTCGCGGGTGTAAACGCCTATTTTGCTTATTTTGGTCAATATTTTAGAGTATTTCGTGTTTGTTTGGCTGAATCTTCAAAGTAAGTTGAATTAATGTTGTTTGCGGATTCAGGTTGATCATCTCTCCACAGTCTTTTCGTGTAGCAAGGTTATCCGGGAGCCTCTTTCCCCCTGGGGGCTTTCCCGACGGAGGCGATTGGGGAATGACCTATTCCCCGGAGACAAGCCGAATGCGCCGTGATTTCGCACCTCTGCCGCTGTCTGTCCGCGAAGCGGCCATGACCGGCCGGGGAGCCCCGGCCGGAAGTCATGCTTTTTTCAGGAAGCAGGTCTTGAGCACCAATCCCTTGACCTTGTCGGCGTTGCACTCAATTTCCGCCGGGTCATCGGTGAGGCGGATGTTCTTGATCAGCGTCCCGCGTTTCAGTG is from Solidesulfovibrio magneticus RS-1 and encodes:
- a CDS encoding CoA transferase, whose product is MDILRGIRVVNLALNLPGPLAANRLAHMGAEVIKVEPPAGDPMELYSAAWYREMSAGQELVRLDMKTPEGQARCGELFAGADLLITANRPSVLARLHIDWETLHPRFPNLCQVAIIGYPEPRGDVAGHDLTYQAALGLLYPPNLPRTLLADMAGAQRAVSTALGLLFERERLGRSGMAKVVLSDAALEAAAPLRYGLTRPGGLFGGG
- a CDS encoding alkylphosphonate utilization protein, which translates into the protein MDDVIVKDSNGTVLKDGDNVTLTKDLKVKGSSVTLKRGTLIKNIRLTDDPAEIECNADKVKGLVLKTCFLKKA